One window of the Bubalus bubalis isolate 160015118507 breed Murrah chromosome 8, NDDB_SH_1, whole genome shotgun sequence genome contains the following:
- the LOC112586557 gene encoding dynein light chain 1, cytoplasmic-like: protein MSEEMQLDSVECATQALEKYNTEKDIVAHIKKESDKKYNPVWHCIVGRNFCSYVTYETKIFICFYLGQVANLLFKSG from the coding sequence ATGTCAGAGGAGATGCAACTGGACTCAGTGGAGTGTGCTACTCAGGCACTGGAGAAGTATAATACAGAGAAGGACATCGTGGCCCACATCAAGAAGGAGTCTGACAAGAAGTACAACCCCGTCTGGCACTGCATCGTGGGGAGGAACTTCTGTAGTTATGTGACATATGAAACCAAAATCTTCATCTGCTTCTACCTGGGCCAAGTGGCCAATCTCCTGTTCAAATCTGGTTAA